A genomic region of Methanosarcina thermophila TM-1 contains the following coding sequences:
- a CDS encoding bile acid:sodium symporter family protein: protein MLKKFTSLFPLWAVLLSAVAYVYPEYFAPHQGLIVPFLSLIMLGMGVTLSVNSFLAVLKKPSVVILGTLMQYTLMPLAAWIVCTVLKLPPDLAIGVIVLGCCPGGTASNVISYLAKADVALSIVLTSVSTLLAFLATPFLTWIFIGQTVEVDVTGMLVSVVNMVIVPVVLGLAINHFFEKQISTVKEVFPAISAAAIVIIIAIIIGTNSANLEQSGPLILLAVILHNGLGLAGGYWFSKALKLSEIEARTIAIEVGMQNSGLSVALAIKHFTATAALPGAIFSIWHNLSGALLAGHWSKQSPQAADNNERRWKKVKQKN from the coding sequence ATTCTTAAAAAATTTACCTCATTGTTCCCCCTATGGGCAGTACTTTTGTCTGCTGTTGCATACGTTTATCCTGAGTACTTTGCTCCCCATCAGGGGCTTATTGTGCCTTTTCTGAGCCTTATTATGCTAGGGATGGGGGTTACCCTCTCGGTGAACAGTTTCCTTGCAGTATTGAAGAAGCCGTCAGTGGTTATACTGGGCACTTTAATGCAGTACACCCTCATGCCTCTTGCAGCCTGGATAGTCTGCACGGTTTTGAAGTTGCCTCCCGACCTGGCTATTGGTGTTATTGTGCTTGGGTGCTGCCCGGGCGGCACGGCTTCGAATGTGATTTCTTATTTAGCAAAGGCTGACGTGGCTCTTTCAATAGTCCTTACGTCGGTCTCCACGTTACTTGCTTTTCTTGCAACTCCTTTCCTTACCTGGATTTTCATAGGTCAGACTGTAGAGGTCGATGTCACAGGCATGCTGGTCAGTGTTGTAAATATGGTAATCGTGCCTGTAGTGTTAGGGCTTGCAATCAACCATTTCTTTGAGAAACAAATAAGCACGGTCAAGGAAGTTTTTCCAGCAATTTCAGCCGCAGCTATAGTAATCATTATTGCAATAATAATAGGGACAAATAGCGCAAACCTGGAACAGAGCGGACCACTGATCCTGCTCGCAGTGATCCTGCACAATGGGCTTGGGCTTGCTGGAGGCTACTGGTTTTCAAAAGCTCTGAAACTAAGTGAAATCGAAGCCCGGACTATCGCAATTGAGGTTGGAATGCAGAACTCCGGTCTGAGTGTCGCACTTGCTATAAAGCATTTCACGGCAACAGCCGCACTTCCAGGTGCGATCTTTAGCATCTGGCATAACCTGTCAGGGGCTCTCCTGGCTGGACACTGGTCAAAACAAAGTCCACAGGCTGCTGATAATAATGAGAGGCGCTGGAAAAAAGTTAAGCAAAAAAATTGA
- the uvrA gene encoding excinuclease ABC subunit UvrA, with protein sequence MKNIIIKGAREHNLKDITVELPRDKFIVITGVSGSGKSTLAFDTIYAEGQRRYVESLSAYARQFLGLMNKPDVDSIEGLSPAISIEQKTTSKNPRSTVGTVTEIYDYLRLLFARIGTPYCPTHNIKIESQSPEKIADSLSRECEGMITILAPVVRQKKGTYQHLFRELNNEGFSRIRVNGEIYRTDDEITLDRYKKHDIEVVIDRLDPSEDRSRLVEACENALKKGDGLLIVVDSEGKDHLYSSNMACPICGMAFEELQPRMFSFNSPFGACEACNGLGFKMEFDPDLIIPNKKLCIADGAVALYRNYLDSYRSQHLRAVAKHFGFDIFTPIEDLTDEQYNVLMYGSNERMQFEMSMKNGDAHWSHKGTWEGLIPQSERLYSQTKSEYRRKELEKFMQVKPCPKCEGRRLKEKVLAVKLGGKSIVDITDLSIRECIQFFENLDLSEKEREIAKQVLKEIRSRLGFLEHVGLDYLTLSRSSGTLSGGEAQRIRLATQIGSNLMGVLYVLDEPSIGLHQRDNERLIQTLQTLRDLGNTLIVVEHDEDTIRAADYVLDIGPGAGIHGGYVVAEGTPEEIERNKESLTGQYLSGEKQIKLPAFRRRSDSFIRLKGCRANNLKNIDVNIPIGVLTVVTGVSGSGKSTLIYDTLYKALTKKINKSNVTPGEYDELIFDSEIDKVIVIDQSPIGRTPRSNPATYTKVFDAIRQAFAETKEAKIRGYKNGRFSFNVKGGRCEACQGDGMIKIEMNFLPDVYIECEECKGTRYNRETLEVKYRGKSIAEVLDMTVEEAAEHFENIPAIKSKLDTLIRVGLGYIKLGQSSTTLSGGEAQRIKLTRELSKKGTGRTIYLLDEPTTGLHFHDVKKLIAVLNRLVAKGNTVVIIEHNMDIIKSADYIIDLGPEGGDAGGEIIAEGTPEEVALVQGSYTARFLAPKLSDSYQSMSEAKPVEAVFEEGEAFEVDFEEFEEDLSDESEGFEENSEEDLEDNSRGFRHCKHRTDKALEEQLI encoded by the coding sequence ATGAAAAATATTATTATTAAAGGGGCACGGGAACACAACCTGAAAGATATCACTGTGGAACTCCCGCGGGACAAATTTATTGTTATTACAGGAGTTTCGGGTTCAGGAAAATCTACTCTGGCTTTTGATACAATTTATGCCGAAGGGCAGCGGCGCTATGTGGAGTCACTCTCGGCTTATGCGCGGCAATTCCTCGGGCTTATGAACAAGCCGGATGTAGACAGCATTGAGGGATTATCTCCTGCGATCTCCATTGAACAGAAAACTACATCAAAAAACCCTCGAAGTACGGTCGGGACTGTTACGGAAATTTATGACTATCTGAGGCTGCTTTTCGCAAGGATAGGCACGCCTTACTGCCCGACTCACAATATTAAAATCGAGTCCCAGTCCCCCGAAAAGATTGCGGACAGCTTGAGCAGGGAATGCGAGGGCATGATTACTATTCTCGCACCTGTGGTTCGGCAAAAGAAAGGGACTTACCAGCATCTTTTCAGGGAACTGAATAATGAGGGTTTCTCCCGGATTAGGGTAAATGGCGAGATCTACAGGACTGACGATGAGATCACCCTCGACCGCTACAAAAAACATGATATTGAAGTTGTAATTGATCGGCTGGATCCCTCTGAAGACCGCTCAAGGCTAGTAGAAGCCTGTGAAAACGCCCTCAAGAAAGGTGACGGGCTTTTAATCGTGGTTGATTCGGAAGGAAAAGACCACCTTTATTCCTCAAATATGGCATGTCCGATCTGCGGAATGGCTTTTGAAGAACTCCAGCCCAGGATGTTTTCCTTCAACAGTCCCTTTGGAGCCTGTGAAGCCTGTAACGGGCTCGGATTCAAGATGGAATTTGACCCGGATCTTATTATTCCGAATAAAAAACTCTGTATTGCGGACGGGGCTGTTGCTCTTTACAGGAATTACCTGGACAGTTACCGGAGTCAGCATCTGAGAGCTGTTGCAAAGCACTTTGGGTTCGATATTTTTACCCCAATTGAGGATCTCACAGATGAGCAGTACAATGTGCTTATGTACGGTTCGAACGAACGAATGCAGTTCGAGATGAGCATGAAGAACGGAGATGCTCACTGGTCACATAAAGGAACGTGGGAAGGACTGATTCCTCAGTCTGAGAGGCTGTACAGCCAGACAAAATCCGAATACAGGCGCAAGGAACTTGAGAAATTCATGCAGGTCAAGCCCTGCCCGAAATGTGAAGGCAGGCGTCTGAAGGAAAAAGTGCTTGCAGTAAAGCTGGGTGGAAAATCCATTGTTGACATAACCGATCTTTCAATTCGGGAATGCATCCAATTTTTCGAAAACCTTGATCTCTCGGAAAAGGAAAGGGAGATAGCAAAGCAGGTTTTAAAGGAAATTCGATCCAGGCTTGGTTTCCTTGAGCATGTGGGACTCGATTATCTCACGCTTTCCCGCAGCTCAGGCACTCTCTCAGGCGGAGAAGCACAGCGGATCCGGCTGGCTACCCAGATAGGTTCAAACCTCATGGGCGTGCTCTATGTGCTGGACGAACCTTCAATAGGGCTGCATCAGAGAGACAATGAAAGGCTTATCCAAACTCTCCAGACCCTGCGGGACCTTGGAAATACCCTGATAGTCGTGGAACACGATGAAGATACCATCCGGGCTGCGGATTATGTACTCGATATAGGACCAGGGGCAGGCATTCACGGAGGTTACGTGGTAGCCGAAGGTACGCCTGAAGAAATTGAAAGGAACAAGGAATCCCTGACAGGACAGTACCTCTCGGGAGAAAAACAGATAAAGCTGCCAGCTTTTCGAAGGCGGAGCGATTCGTTCATCAGGCTTAAAGGGTGCAGGGCAAACAACCTTAAAAACATAGATGTGAATATCCCGATAGGAGTCCTGACCGTGGTTACAGGGGTTTCGGGATCTGGAAAATCCACACTTATTTACGATACACTGTACAAAGCCCTGACAAAGAAAATAAACAAATCAAATGTAACTCCAGGGGAGTATGACGAGCTGATTTTTGATTCCGAGATTGACAAGGTAATCGTTATTGACCAGAGCCCTATCGGCAGGACTCCTCGTTCAAACCCTGCAACCTATACCAAAGTCTTTGATGCTATCAGGCAGGCTTTTGCCGAGACAAAGGAAGCCAAAATCCGGGGCTATAAGAACGGACGCTTCTCTTTCAACGTAAAAGGAGGGCGCTGCGAAGCCTGCCAGGGAGACGGGATGATAAAAATAGAGATGAACTTCCTGCCTGATGTATACATTGAATGTGAGGAGTGTAAAGGTACGCGCTACAACCGGGAAACCCTCGAAGTAAAATACAGGGGCAAATCTATTGCTGAAGTCCTGGATATGACTGTAGAAGAAGCTGCCGAACATTTCGAGAATATACCTGCAATCAAAAGCAAACTCGATACCCTGATAAGGGTCGGGCTTGGTTATATCAAACTTGGGCAGAGTTCAACAACGCTTTCTGGTGGGGAAGCCCAAAGAATTAAACTGACAAGGGAGCTTTCTAAAAAGGGCACCGGAAGGACAATTTACCTCCTTGATGAACCCACAACAGGGCTCCACTTCCATGACGTCAAGAAACTAATTGCAGTCCTTAACAGGCTTGTAGCAAAAGGAAATACCGTGGTTATAATCGAGCACAACATGGACATAATCAAATCAGCAGACTATATCATCGACCTTGGCCCTGAAGGTGGAGATGCAGGCGGAGAGATCATTGCCGAAGGAACCCCAGAAGAGGTGGCTCTGGTTCAGGGAAGCTATACTGCACGCTTCCTTGCACCCAAACTCTCAGACTCATACCAGAGCATGTCAGAAGCAAAGCCTGTTGAGGCAGTTTTCGAAGAAGGAGAAGCGTTTGAGGTTGATTTTGAAGAGTTTGAAGAGGATCTGAGTGATGAGTCCGAAGGATTTGAAGAAAATTCTGAAGAAGACCTTGAAGACAATTCCAGAGGTTTCAGGCACTGCAAACACAGAACCGATAAAGCGCTTGAAGAACAGTTAATTTAA
- the uvrC gene encoding excinuclease ABC subunit UvrC, producing MIDLEALPHLPGCYLFKNEEGTVLYVGKAKDLKKRVSSYFQKRDHDPKTESLVQAARDLDFIVTNTEVEALLLENTLIKKHWPRYNIALKDSKRYACIHLTEEKFPRIRLSRKRSENGISFGPFISAKERDYIFEVVRKTFQLRTCKQMPKRACLRYHMAACSGPCIGAISPEKYAEKVKKASSVLKGNIRELIESMEKEMRELASRQQFEQAMALRDEIAALEYLQEKQNVERQKKHNEDILSYIVRDNTVYLMLFKVYKGTLEDKQDYVFAYGENFLEEFLVQYYSENEPPEELILPEPLDDSLVDFLSHVKGIKVKVTVPKQGEKKELLDLALKNVEIGFFGDRKKLEALQSKLSLPKLPNVIECFDISHLSGTATVGSMVQFRGGRPDKHNYRRFRIEGVEGIDDFASIAEVVRRRYSRLLEDKHDLPDLIIIDGGKGQLSSAFEELRKLKLRIPIISIAKREEEIYVPGLKSPLPIKKDDKASLFIQEIRDEAHRFAINYNRLLRQKSLIPKNS from the coding sequence ATGATTGACCTGGAAGCTCTTCCTCACCTCCCTGGCTGTTACCTCTTTAAAAACGAAGAAGGGACTGTGCTGTATGTGGGCAAGGCAAAAGACCTTAAAAAGCGGGTGAGCAGCTACTTCCAGAAACGAGACCATGACCCGAAAACCGAGAGCCTTGTACAAGCTGCTCGAGACCTTGATTTCATTGTCACGAATACGGAAGTAGAGGCTTTACTCCTTGAGAACACTCTGATCAAAAAACACTGGCCGCGATACAATATTGCTCTCAAGGACTCAAAGCGGTATGCCTGCATTCACTTAACCGAAGAAAAGTTTCCAAGGATCAGGCTCTCCAGGAAGAGAAGTGAAAACGGGATCTCTTTTGGACCCTTTATATCGGCAAAGGAAAGAGATTACATTTTTGAGGTTGTAAGAAAGACCTTCCAGCTAAGAACCTGCAAGCAGATGCCAAAGCGTGCCTGCCTGAGATACCACATGGCAGCATGTAGCGGACCCTGCATAGGTGCAATTTCTCCTGAAAAATATGCCGAAAAAGTGAAAAAAGCCAGTTCTGTCCTGAAAGGCAATATCAGAGAACTCATAGAGTCCATGGAGAAGGAGATGAGAGAACTGGCATCAAGGCAGCAGTTCGAGCAGGCTATGGCTCTCAGGGACGAAATTGCAGCTCTTGAATATCTTCAGGAAAAACAGAATGTGGAGAGGCAGAAAAAGCATAACGAGGATATCCTGAGCTATATTGTCAGGGACAACACCGTTTATCTTATGCTTTTCAAGGTTTACAAAGGCACTCTTGAGGACAAACAGGACTATGTTTTTGCTTACGGGGAGAATTTCCTGGAAGAATTCCTGGTACAGTATTACTCCGAGAACGAACCACCTGAAGAACTCATCCTGCCTGAACCTCTTGATGACTCGCTTGTAGATTTTCTTTCACACGTAAAGGGAATTAAGGTGAAAGTTACAGTTCCAAAGCAGGGAGAGAAAAAGGAACTTCTCGACCTTGCCCTGAAAAATGTGGAAATCGGCTTCTTCGGAGACCGGAAAAAGCTCGAAGCCCTGCAAAGTAAACTCTCTCTTCCAAAACTTCCGAATGTTATAGAATGCTTCGATATATCGCATCTCTCAGGCACGGCTACGGTTGGCTCCATGGTGCAGTTTCGCGGAGGCAGACCTGATAAACACAATTACCGCCGTTTCCGGATCGAGGGTGTTGAGGGAATTGATGATTTCGCTTCCATTGCCGAGGTTGTTCGGAGGCGTTACTCCCGCCTGCTTGAGGACAAACATGACCTGCCAGACCTGATCATAATAGATGGGGGAAAAGGTCAGCTTTCCTCAGCTTTTGAAGAACTCCGGAAATTAAAGCTCCGGATTCCTATTATTTCCATAGCCAAGCGGGAAGAAGAGATCTATGTGCCTGGACTTAAGTCTCCGCTTCCAATTAAAAAAGACGACAAAGCCTCGTTATTTATTCAGGAAATCCGGGATGAAGCTCACAGGTTTGCAATCAACTACAACCGCTTGCTAAGGCAGAAATCCCTTATTCCTAAAAATTCCTGA
- the uvrB gene encoding excinuclease ABC subunit UvrB, with translation MNSSDQTSQTVSQKFSETAHNARYQDSPQFKLVSDFEPKGSQPQAIKSLVEGLKKGERFQTLLGVTGSGKTYTIANVINQIKKPTLVIAHNKTLAAQLYNEFREFFPENRVEYFVSYYDYYQPESYLPAKDQYIEKDAMINPKIEQMRLAATASLMSRQDVIVVASVSCIYGLGNPENFQNMGFELKVGDRVQRKEILQKLIEIQFERNDLELMPGRFRVKGDTIDIIPGYFDNIIRIELFGNEIDRISEVDKQTGQRTEDMDYFFVYPARHYVIPEEEQKSAIQSILEELEARLPELGLLESHRLKQRTIYDIEMIQETGSCKGIENYSRHFDHRKPGEKPFCLLDYFPEDFLMVIDESHQTIPQLHGMYNGDRSRKKNLVDYGFRLPSAYDNRPLKFDEFEKYMKNVIFVSATPGDYEKEHSSRIVEQIIRPTGLVDPEVEVRPLEGQVRDVMQEVRKVVERGDRALVTTLTKKLAEELTEYLARNEIKARYLHSDIKTIERTEIIRELRLGKFDVLVGINLLREGLDIPEVGFIGILDADKEGFLRDSKSLIQIIGRAARNANSKVVLYADNITDSIKTAVNETERRRSMQIAYNKEHGIVPTTIRKPIREKVVDITDTKHIPKTDIPKMIIELEAKMKEAADRLDFERAIQLREMIKKLEKEIKVA, from the coding sequence ATGAATTCTTCAGATCAAACCTCCCAGACAGTATCTCAAAAATTTTCCGAAACAGCACATAATGCCCGATATCAGGACAGCCCGCAGTTCAAGCTGGTTTCCGATTTTGAGCCCAAGGGTTCCCAGCCGCAGGCAATTAAAAGTCTTGTGGAGGGGTTGAAAAAAGGAGAGCGTTTCCAGACCCTTCTAGGGGTAACCGGGTCAGGGAAAACCTATACCATTGCAAATGTAATAAACCAGATAAAGAAACCCACCCTTGTTATTGCCCATAATAAAACACTTGCTGCCCAGCTCTACAATGAATTCAGGGAATTCTTCCCTGAAAACCGGGTGGAGTATTTCGTCTCCTATTACGATTATTACCAGCCAGAGTCCTATCTTCCTGCCAAAGACCAGTATATTGAAAAAGATGCCATGATTAACCCGAAAATCGAGCAGATGAGGCTTGCTGCAACTGCTTCCCTGATGTCGCGCCAGGACGTTATTGTCGTGGCGTCCGTATCCTGCATTTACGGGCTTGGCAATCCTGAGAACTTCCAGAACATGGGATTTGAATTAAAGGTTGGGGATAGGGTTCAGAGGAAAGAAATCCTGCAAAAGCTCATTGAAATCCAGTTCGAGCGAAACGACCTTGAGCTTATGCCCGGGCGATTCAGGGTAAAAGGGGATACCATTGACATTATTCCCGGTTATTTTGATAACATTATCCGGATTGAGCTTTTCGGGAACGAGATTGATCGGATCTCCGAGGTGGACAAGCAGACCGGACAGCGAACTGAAGACATGGATTATTTCTTCGTCTACCCAGCCAGGCACTATGTCATCCCTGAAGAAGAGCAGAAAAGTGCGATTCAGTCCATTCTTGAAGAGCTTGAGGCTCGTCTTCCTGAACTCGGGCTGCTTGAGTCCCACAGACTGAAACAGCGCACGATTTATGATATAGAAATGATTCAGGAGACCGGAAGTTGCAAAGGCATTGAAAATTATTCGAGGCACTTTGACCACCGCAAGCCCGGAGAGAAACCTTTCTGCCTGCTTGACTATTTCCCTGAGGACTTCCTGATGGTCATTGATGAAAGCCACCAGACCATACCGCAGCTTCACGGGATGTATAACGGGGACCGTTCAAGAAAGAAGAACCTTGTTGACTACGGGTTCAGGCTGCCCAGTGCCTACGATAACAGACCCCTGAAGTTCGATGAATTCGAGAAATACATGAAAAATGTGATCTTTGTCTCAGCAACCCCTGGAGATTACGAAAAAGAGCACTCATCCCGGATCGTGGAACAGATTATCCGCCCAACAGGCCTTGTCGACCCTGAAGTGGAAGTTCGCCCTCTTGAAGGGCAGGTCAGGGACGTTATGCAGGAAGTCAGGAAGGTTGTGGAAAGGGGAGATCGTGCCCTTGTGACCACGCTGACAAAGAAGCTTGCTGAAGAACTTACCGAATACCTTGCAAGGAACGAGATCAAAGCTCGCTATCTGCACTCGGATATCAAAACTATTGAAAGGACTGAGATCATCCGCGAGCTCCGGCTTGGCAAATTCGATGTTCTTGTCGGAATCAATTTGCTAAGGGAAGGGCTTGATATTCCGGAAGTGGGTTTCATAGGCATTCTCGATGCTGATAAAGAAGGTTTCCTGAGAGATTCAAAAAGTTTGATCCAGATAATCGGCAGAGCAGCTCGGAACGCCAATTCAAAGGTTGTCCTGTATGCCGACAATATAACCGATTCCATCAAAACAGCCGTTAACGAGACTGAACGCCGCCGCTCCATGCAGATTGCTTACAATAAAGAACACGGCATAGTCCCGACAACCATCAGGAAACCCATAAGGGAGAAGGTTGTGGATATCACCGACACAAAACACATCCCGAAAACCGATATCCCCAAAATGATCATCGAACTGGAAGCCAAGATGAAAGAAGCAGCCGACAGGCTGGATTTCGAGCGGGCAATCCAGCTAAGGGAAATGATAAAGAAACTGGAGAAAGAGATAAAAGTAGCCTGA
- a CDS encoding metallophosphoesterase gives MKADKREDSGEINEGVNKRDGIVIRRTNFLFLCVFIIFISIYFAGNYYVGLRFFQSIQNFIEPYSFLYWIGYLFLAISLFAVKLGKRIYPGSVNYLATITGDYWLAAVYYSLLIWIDVDIIHFLINFAFPGAQMTNYPSLYWGLAVLSMVSLLLIYGTWNANHPRVTHYDVFIKKAVPELPELHAVMVSDIHLGPVIDNKHLESMVKKINELDPDIVFLVGDTIDEDVRFFISNKMPEILKKLQPRCGVYAVLGNHEYIGGRSKQAIEYLRQAGVNVLVDECVKVNNQFYIVGRDDRMAAHMAGKTRIELSELLKDIDRNLPIILLDHQPVSLGEGQQNGVDLQLSGHTHAGQFFPNTLISRHVFENSWGYSKKGDFQIIVTSGFGTWGPPIRIGSYSEIVDINISFQNKIRFNEP, from the coding sequence GTGAAGGCAGATAAAAGAGAAGATTCCGGGGAAATAAATGAAGGAGTAAACAAAAGGGATGGAATAGTAATCCGAAGAACGAATTTTCTCTTCCTCTGTGTTTTTATTATTTTTATCTCGATCTATTTTGCAGGCAACTATTATGTTGGCTTACGCTTTTTCCAATCAATTCAAAATTTTATTGAGCCTTACTCTTTTCTCTACTGGATAGGCTATCTGTTCCTTGCAATCTCGCTCTTTGCAGTCAAGTTAGGAAAGAGAATTTATCCCGGATCTGTCAATTACCTCGCCACAATAACTGGAGATTACTGGCTGGCTGCTGTCTATTATTCGCTTCTTATATGGATAGATGTGGATATTATTCACTTCCTGATCAATTTCGCCTTCCCTGGGGCTCAGATGACTAATTATCCGTCATTATACTGGGGACTTGCAGTTTTATCCATGGTATCTCTTCTCTTAATATATGGTACCTGGAATGCAAATCATCCACGTGTAACACATTACGATGTTTTTATTAAAAAAGCAGTGCCTGAACTGCCAGAACTCCATGCAGTCATGGTATCCGATATTCACCTTGGACCGGTGATTGATAATAAACACCTTGAATCAATGGTTAAGAAAATCAATGAACTTGACCCGGATATTGTATTCCTTGTTGGAGACACCATTGATGAAGACGTGAGATTCTTTATCAGCAACAAAATGCCGGAAATATTGAAAAAATTACAGCCCAGGTGCGGAGTATATGCGGTCCTCGGGAACCATGAATATATTGGAGGCAGGAGTAAGCAGGCAATTGAGTACCTCAGACAGGCTGGAGTTAATGTCCTGGTTGATGAATGTGTGAAAGTAAACAACCAGTTTTACATAGTTGGTCGGGATGACCGCATGGCAGCCCATATGGCAGGAAAAACCCGCATCGAGCTTTCCGAGCTTTTAAAGGATATCGACCGTAACTTACCGATTATTCTTCTGGATCACCAGCCAGTAAGCCTTGGAGAAGGACAGCAAAATGGGGTTGATTTGCAGTTATCCGGACATACACACGCTGGACAGTTTTTCCCCAACACTTTAATTTCCAGGCATGTGTTTGAAAATAGCTGGGGCTATTCAAAGAAAGGAGACTTCCAGATAATTGTCACCTCAGGTTTCGGTACATGGGGTCCTCCTATCCGGATTGGCAGCTATTCTGAAATCGTGGATATAAATATTTCTTTCCAAAATAAAATCCGTTTCAATGAACCTTAG
- a CDS encoding TIGR04083 family peptide-modifying radical SAM enzyme: MPFHVMLIPTLGCPANCSYCWSSEEKSPIMKIETIKEVVEWLKVFRGDSVTFTFHGGEPLLAGAEFYREALPLLAEGLSTRHIAFAIQTNLWKMTHEIAEIFAEYNVPIGSSLDGPKELNDSQRGKGYFDKTMKGYEIARAHGLEVRFITTFTSHSVKSREEIFNFYLENGLTLKFHPCLPSLKGDNPNQWTLEPEEYGELLIYLLDKYLENLGRIEVMNIDHLCKGVFTGKGAVCTYVDCMGDTFAVGPEGSIYPCYRFVGMPEYVMGNVYDRPTMADLAQSEAWKQMFQYKEYVDTACSKCAHIKYCRGGCPYNALVPSDGKIEGVDPHCPAYKMIFDEINDRVNEEMFGSSGMMENMMFQPHSTKPSRSGIMSIMLKKL, encoded by the coding sequence ATGCCTTTTCATGTCATGCTGATCCCTACCCTTGGTTGTCCTGCTAACTGCAGTTATTGCTGGAGTTCCGAAGAGAAATCCCCGATAATGAAAATTGAAACCATAAAAGAAGTGGTTGAGTGGCTTAAGGTTTTCAGGGGAGATTCAGTTACTTTTACTTTTCATGGCGGGGAACCGCTCCTGGCAGGCGCGGAATTCTACAGGGAAGCACTTCCGCTTCTAGCTGAGGGTTTAAGCACCAGGCATATAGCTTTTGCAATACAGACAAACCTCTGGAAAATGACCCATGAGATCGCCGAGATTTTTGCCGAATACAATGTTCCAATAGGTTCAAGCCTTGACGGCCCGAAGGAACTTAATGATTCGCAGAGGGGAAAAGGATACTTCGATAAAACCATGAAAGGTTATGAAATTGCAAGAGCTCATGGGCTTGAAGTTAGATTCATTACTACTTTTACTTCGCATTCTGTAAAGTCAAGGGAAGAAATTTTCAACTTTTATCTTGAGAATGGACTGACACTTAAATTCCATCCTTGCTTGCCTTCTTTAAAAGGCGATAACCCCAACCAGTGGACCCTTGAACCTGAAGAGTATGGAGAACTCCTAATTTATCTTCTTGACAAATACCTTGAAAATCTGGGCAGAATAGAAGTTATGAATATTGACCATCTGTGTAAAGGCGTATTTACAGGAAAAGGTGCTGTCTGTACTTATGTTGACTGTATGGGAGATACCTTTGCGGTTGGTCCTGAGGGAAGCATATACCCCTGCTATCGCTTTGTAGGCATGCCCGAATATGTAATGGGTAATGTTTATGACCGCCCGACAATGGCAGACCTTGCTCAATCCGAAGCCTGGAAGCAAATGTTCCAGTATAAAGAATATGTGGACACGGCATGCAGCAAATGCGCCCATATAAAGTATTGCAGAGGTGGATGCCCATACAATGCGCTGGTGCCTTCAGACGGAAAAATAGAAGGCGTTGATCCCCACTGCCCAGCCTACAAAATGATTTTCGACGAGATAAACGACCGCGTCAATGAGGAAATGTTCGGGTCTTCTGGAATGATGGAAAATATGATGTTCCAGCCTCATTCAACAAAGCCTTCCAGATCGGGCATAATGTCAATTATGCTTAAAAAACTCTGA
- a CDS encoding inorganic diphosphatase — MTNGKHEAKETLKSYSPTTTGLFPMKIIIETPKYSFWKYNKTKKGYEKVFFSPLPTIFNYGFVEGTKSADGMEKDVIVIGPRLPKGSTLERETFDGVVKFLDNSMKDDKRIIYISGFRSSVLLAYYFRLYALFKVFLYIFREGKLTKCRFEGIEFKEFN; from the coding sequence TTGACAAATGGAAAACATGAGGCTAAGGAAACTCTTAAAAGTTACTCCCCGACTACAACAGGACTATTTCCCATGAAAATTATTATAGAGACTCCAAAATACAGTTTCTGGAAATATAATAAGACAAAAAAAGGCTATGAAAAGGTTTTCTTCTCTCCGCTGCCAACAATTTTCAACTACGGTTTTGTAGAAGGAACGAAAAGTGCTGACGGTATGGAGAAAGACGTGATAGTGATTGGACCTCGCCTGCCGAAAGGAAGCACACTTGAAAGAGAAACCTTTGATGGGGTAGTAAAATTCCTGGACAATTCTATGAAGGATGATAAGAGAATTATATATATCAGCGGGTTTCGTTCTTCTGTCCTGCTCGCTTATTATTTCAGGCTTTATGCCCTTTTCAAAGTTTTCCTGTATATTTTTCGCGAGGGAAAACTTACAAAATGCAGGTTTGAAGGAATTGAGTTTAAGGAATTCAATTAA